The following proteins are encoded in a genomic region of Gossypium hirsutum isolate 1008001.06 chromosome D05, Gossypium_hirsutum_v2.1, whole genome shotgun sequence:
- the LOC107886446 gene encoding LRR receptor-like serine/threonine-protein kinase GSO1 isoform X2 yields MNYNTCFHLRLALFISCSVLCLAMTARNLNSDQFALLEFKDLLADPQNVLANNWTASTSVCRWIGVSCGIIHERVIALNLTSMNLRGTIPPYLGNLSFLLSLDLSRNNFYGLLPKELGQLHRLKILQLSFNSLNGEIPSWLGNLHRVQRLQMTNNTFTGRIPQTLVNMFNLEILNLRFNQLSGQVPSSIFKISSLKIINLFSNSLSGSLPNDMCQHFPKLEELYLSRNELSGNIPSSIGKCNNLQILALSSNQFMGIIPKSIGNLTRLKELYLGVNNLEGQIPEEIGNLLSLEMLNVQAIKGLTGNLPSMTNALKLEYLILRGNKLSGNIPNSISNVSMLKFLDLVDNLFSGPIPKTLGNLRHLERLQIMNNNLITGPADHEWTFLSSLANCKHLRKIVVSGNPLSGVLPTYIGNLSTSLQRFYADHCELEGNIPMEVGNLSNMLVFELGYNKLSGFIPTSIGGLRNLQGLGLFSNKLEGPISKSLCDLERLYNLFLGLNKLYGSIPSCLGNITSLRYLYIESNKLSSAIPSTLWNLKDILEVDLSSNYLNNSHALDVGDLRSLLKLNLSRNILTGDILSTFGGLKTLVSLDLSNNILHGHIPESFGGLISLEFLDICNNNLSGVIPKSLEKLLYLKYFNVSFNRLEGEIPIEGCFSNFSSTSFMKNYALCGPPRLLVPPCKNDIHENSKMTLLQAFRYGLPTIGIVIVLIVLTIMYRRCQSRGTTLPIKDDLLSLKTLRRISHYELSQATNGFEESNMLGFGSFGYVYKGRLSDGMEVAIKVFNLQIEGAFRSFDIECDAMRNIVHRNIVKVITCCSSVDFKALVFDYMCNGNLEKWLHSNNCFLDIIQRVNIMIDVAAAVEHLHNEHPTPIIHCDLKPSNILLDEDMVAHVGDFGIAKLLGEGDVMKQTMTLATIGYMAPEFGSTGIVSIKCDVYSYGIILIETFTKKKPTDNLFAEEVTIRHWMECSLPKGAIEIADADLLRKEDEYFVVKANCISAIMELALNCSAELPEERKDMKDVVVELKKIKQRLLNNIQHV; encoded by the exons ATGAACTACAACACTTGCTTTCATCTTCGTTTAGCTTTATTCATATCATGTTCCGTACTTTGCTTGGCTATGACAGCCAGGAATCTCAACTCTGATCAGTTTGCACTTCTCGAGTTTAAGGATCTCCTTGCCGATCCTCAAAATGTCTTGGCAAACAATTGGACGGCCTCTACCTCTGTTTGCAGGTGGATTGGTGTTTCTTGTGGCATCATCCATGAAAGAGTTATAGCTTTGAATCTAACAAGCATGAATCTTAGGGGTACGATCCCTCCATACCTTGGAAATCTTTCATTTCTACTCTCTCTCGACTTGAGTCGCAACAATTTCTATGGCCTGCTACCTAAAGAATTGGGTCAATTGCATCGTTTGAAGATCTTACAATTAAGCTTTAACAGTCTTAATGGGGAAATTCCATCATGGCTTGGGAACTTACACAGAGTTCAAAGGTTGCAAATGACAAATAATACTTTTACAGGCAGAATCCCTCAAACACTTGTCAACATGTTCAATCTAGAGATCTTGAACTTGCGATTCAATCAATTATCTGGCCAAGTTCCATCTTCCATCTTCAAGATTTCTTCCCTAAAGATAATTAATCTCTTCAGCAATAGTCTATCAGGTAGTTTGCCTAATGATATGTGTCAACATTTTCCCAAGCTTGAAGAGCTTTACTTGAGTCGGAATGAATTATCTGGAAACATTCCATCAAGTATAGGCAAATGCAACAACCTTCAAATTTTGGCGTTGTCCAGTAATCAATTTATGGGTATCATTCCAAAAAGTATTGGAAATCTGACACGACTCAAAGAATTATATTTGGGGGTGAATAACCTAGAAG GTCAAATTCCGGAGGAAATTGGTAATCTTCTTAGTTTGGAAATGCTTAATGTTCAAGCAATTAAAGGTCTTACAG GTAATTTACCATCCATGACCAATGCTCTAAAGCTTGAGTATCTTATATTGAGGGGAAATAAACTTAGCGGAAACATTCCCAACTCAATCTCCAATGTTTCCATGCTTAAGTTTCTAGACTTGGTAGATAACTTATTCTCTGGCCCAATCCCTAAAACGCTTGGCAACTTAAGACACCTTGAACGGCTCCAAATCATGAACAATAATTTGATCACAGGACCTGCTGATCATGAGTGgacctttctttcttctttggcAAATTGCAAGCATTTGAGAAAAATAGTTGTTTCAGGAAATCCACTGAGTGGCGTTCTTCCTACTTATATTGGGAACCTTTCGACATCCTTGCAACGCTTTTATGCTGACCATTGTGAGCTTGAAGGTAATATTCCAATGGAAGTAGGTAACTTAAGCAACATGTTGGTTTTTGAACTTGGCTATAATAAATTAAGTGGATTTATTCCAACATCAATAGGAGGACTGAGAAATCTCCAAGGTCTGGGTCTTTTCTCTAATAAATTAGAAGGGCCTATCTCAAAAAGCCTTTGTGATTTGGAAAGACTATACAACTTGTTTTTAGGGTTGAACAAGTTGTATGGATCCATACCCTCTTGTTTGGGTAATATTACTTCTTTGAGATATCTTTACATAGAATCCAACAAATTGAGTTCTGCAATACCCTCGACTCTGTGGAATCTTAAAGATATATTAGAAGTAGATTTATCATCAAATTACCTTAACAATTCACATGCTCTTGATGTCGGTGATTTGAGAAGTCTGCTGAAACTAAATTTATCAAGGAATATTCTCACGGGCGATATCTTATCTACATTTGGGGGTCTTAAAACTTTGGTTTCATTggatttatcaaataatatactACATGGTCATATCCCTGAATCGTTTGGTGGTTTGATTAGTTTGGAATTCTTGGATATATGCAATAACAATCTCTCTGGTGTCATTCCCAAGTCTTTGGAAAAGCTTTTATATCTAAAGTATTTTAATGTGTCTTTCAATAGACTTGAAGGGGAAATTCCCATCGAAGGATGTTTTTCAAACTTTTCTAGCACATCATTCATGAAGAATTATGCACTTTGTGGTCCACCTAGATTGCTAGTCCCACCTTGCAAAAACGACATCCACGAAAATTCCAAAATGACTTTATTGCAAGCTTTTAGGTATGGTTTACCAACAATTGGTATTGTCATAGTACTAATAGTCTTAACTATTATGTACAGAAGATGCCAAAGTAGGGGTACAACTCTACCAATTAAGGATGATTTGTtgtctttgaaaacactgaggagAATTTCACATTATGAACTTTCACAAGCAACTAATGGGTTTGAGGAAAGTAATATGCTTGGTTTTGGGAGTTTTGGATATGTATATAAAGGGAGGCTTTCAGATGGAATGGAAGTTGCAATAAAAGTTTTCAATTTGCAAATAGAGGGAGCATTTCGGAGTTTTGACATTGAATGTGATGCTATGCGTAATATAGTTCATCGTAATATTGTCAAGGTCATTACTTGCTGCTCAAGTGTTGACTTCAAAGCCTTGGTGTTTGATTACATGTGTAATGGAAATCTTGAGAAATGGTTACATTCTAATAACTGTTTCCTTGATATCATACAAAGGGTCAACATAATGATAGATGTTGCGGCAGCAGTAGAACATCTTCACAACGAACATCCAACACCTATAATTCATTGTGACTTAAAACCAAGCAATATTCTACTGGATGAAGACATGGTTGCACATGTAGGAGATTTTGGCATTGCCAAATTGTTGGGAGAAGGTGATGTAATGAAGCAAACCATGACTCTTGCAACTATCGGATATATGGCACCag AATTTGGATCAACTGGAATTGTTTCTATTAAATGTGATGTATATAGTTATGGGATCATCCTTATAGAAACTTTCACAAAGAAAAAGCCAACTGATAATCTTTTTGCTGAAGAAGTGACTATAAGGCATTGGATGGAATGTTCATTGCCGAAAGGAGCAATAGAAATTGCAGATGCTGATTTATTAAGAAAAGAGGATGAGTACTTTGTTGTTAAAGCAAATTGTATTTCAGCCATCATGGAGTTGGCTCTGAATTGTTCAGCTGAGTTAccagaagaaagaaaagacaTGAAAGATGTTGTGGTTGAGCTAAAGAAAATCAAACAAAGGTTGCTAAACAACATCCAACATGTTTAA
- the LOC107886446 gene encoding receptor kinase-like protein Xa21 isoform X1, translating to MNYNTCFHLRLALFISCSVLCLAMTARNLNSDQFALLEFKDLLADPQNVLANNWTASTSVCRWIGVSCGIIHERVIALNLTSMNLRGTIPPYLGNLSFLLSLDLSRNNFYGLLPKELGQLHRLKILQLSFNSLNGEIPSWLGNLHRVQRLQMTNNTFTGRIPQTLVNMFNLEILNLRFNQLSGQVPSSIFKISSLKIINLFSNSLSGSLPNDMCQHFPKLEELYLSRNELSGNIPSSIGKCNNLQILALSSNQFMGIIPKSIGNLTRLKELYLGVNNLEGQIPEEIGNLLSLEMLNVQAIKGLTGPIPSSIFNISSLQAIHLSSTSLSDSLPNDMCQHLPQLEWLSMNSNELSGNIPSSIGKCNNLRILSLSINKFTGIIPRSIGNLTQLEELYLALNNLEGNLPSMTNALKLEYLILRGNKLSGNIPNSISNVSMLKFLDLVDNLFSGPIPKTLGNLRHLERLQIMNNNLITGPADHEWTFLSSLANCKHLRKIVVSGNPLSGVLPTYIGNLSTSLQRFYADHCELEGNIPMEVGNLSNMLVFELGYNKLSGFIPTSIGGLRNLQGLGLFSNKLEGPISKSLCDLERLYNLFLGLNKLYGSIPSCLGNITSLRYLYIESNKLSSAIPSTLWNLKDILEVDLSSNYLNNSHALDVGDLRSLLKLNLSRNILTGDILSTFGGLKTLVSLDLSNNILHGHIPESFGGLISLEFLDICNNNLSGVIPKSLEKLLYLKYFNVSFNRLEGEIPIEGCFSNFSSTSFMKNYALCGPPRLLVPPCKNDIHENSKMTLLQAFRYGLPTIGIVIVLIVLTIMYRRCQSRGTTLPIKDDLLSLKTLRRISHYELSQATNGFEESNMLGFGSFGYVYKGRLSDGMEVAIKVFNLQIEGAFRSFDIECDAMRNIVHRNIVKVITCCSSVDFKALVFDYMCNGNLEKWLHSNNCFLDIIQRVNIMIDVAAAVEHLHNEHPTPIIHCDLKPSNILLDEDMVAHVGDFGIAKLLGEGDVMKQTMTLATIGYMAPEFGSTGIVSIKCDVYSYGIILIETFTKKKPTDNLFAEEVTIRHWMECSLPKGAIEIADADLLRKEDEYFVVKANCISAIMELALNCSAELPEERKDMKDVVVELKKIKQRLLNNIQHV from the exons ATGAACTACAACACTTGCTTTCATCTTCGTTTAGCTTTATTCATATCATGTTCCGTACTTTGCTTGGCTATGACAGCCAGGAATCTCAACTCTGATCAGTTTGCACTTCTCGAGTTTAAGGATCTCCTTGCCGATCCTCAAAATGTCTTGGCAAACAATTGGACGGCCTCTACCTCTGTTTGCAGGTGGATTGGTGTTTCTTGTGGCATCATCCATGAAAGAGTTATAGCTTTGAATCTAACAAGCATGAATCTTAGGGGTACGATCCCTCCATACCTTGGAAATCTTTCATTTCTACTCTCTCTCGACTTGAGTCGCAACAATTTCTATGGCCTGCTACCTAAAGAATTGGGTCAATTGCATCGTTTGAAGATCTTACAATTAAGCTTTAACAGTCTTAATGGGGAAATTCCATCATGGCTTGGGAACTTACACAGAGTTCAAAGGTTGCAAATGACAAATAATACTTTTACAGGCAGAATCCCTCAAACACTTGTCAACATGTTCAATCTAGAGATCTTGAACTTGCGATTCAATCAATTATCTGGCCAAGTTCCATCTTCCATCTTCAAGATTTCTTCCCTAAAGATAATTAATCTCTTCAGCAATAGTCTATCAGGTAGTTTGCCTAATGATATGTGTCAACATTTTCCCAAGCTTGAAGAGCTTTACTTGAGTCGGAATGAATTATCTGGAAACATTCCATCAAGTATAGGCAAATGCAACAACCTTCAAATTTTGGCGTTGTCCAGTAATCAATTTATGGGTATCATTCCAAAAAGTATTGGAAATCTGACACGACTCAAAGAATTATATTTGGGGGTGAATAACCTAGAAG GTCAAATTCCGGAGGAAATTGGTAATCTTCTTAGTTTGGAAATGCTTAATGTTCAAGCAATTAAAGGTCTTACAGGTCCGATTCCATCTTCCATCTTCAACATTTCTTCTCTGCAAGCTATTCATCTCTCCAGCACTAGCCTATCAGATAGTTTGCCTAATGATATGTGTCAACATCTTCCCCAGCTTGAATGGCTTTCCATGAATTCGAATGAATTATCTGGTAACATTCCATCAAGTATAGGCAAATGCAACAACCTCAGAATTTTGTCATTGTCCATTAATAAATTTACGGGGATCATTCCAAGAAGTATCGGGAATTTGACACAACTCGAAGAATTATATTTGGCGTTAAATAATCTGGaag GTAATTTACCATCCATGACCAATGCTCTAAAGCTTGAGTATCTTATATTGAGGGGAAATAAACTTAGCGGAAACATTCCCAACTCAATCTCCAATGTTTCCATGCTTAAGTTTCTAGACTTGGTAGATAACTTATTCTCTGGCCCAATCCCTAAAACGCTTGGCAACTTAAGACACCTTGAACGGCTCCAAATCATGAACAATAATTTGATCACAGGACCTGCTGATCATGAGTGgacctttctttcttctttggcAAATTGCAAGCATTTGAGAAAAATAGTTGTTTCAGGAAATCCACTGAGTGGCGTTCTTCCTACTTATATTGGGAACCTTTCGACATCCTTGCAACGCTTTTATGCTGACCATTGTGAGCTTGAAGGTAATATTCCAATGGAAGTAGGTAACTTAAGCAACATGTTGGTTTTTGAACTTGGCTATAATAAATTAAGTGGATTTATTCCAACATCAATAGGAGGACTGAGAAATCTCCAAGGTCTGGGTCTTTTCTCTAATAAATTAGAAGGGCCTATCTCAAAAAGCCTTTGTGATTTGGAAAGACTATACAACTTGTTTTTAGGGTTGAACAAGTTGTATGGATCCATACCCTCTTGTTTGGGTAATATTACTTCTTTGAGATATCTTTACATAGAATCCAACAAATTGAGTTCTGCAATACCCTCGACTCTGTGGAATCTTAAAGATATATTAGAAGTAGATTTATCATCAAATTACCTTAACAATTCACATGCTCTTGATGTCGGTGATTTGAGAAGTCTGCTGAAACTAAATTTATCAAGGAATATTCTCACGGGCGATATCTTATCTACATTTGGGGGTCTTAAAACTTTGGTTTCATTggatttatcaaataatatactACATGGTCATATCCCTGAATCGTTTGGTGGTTTGATTAGTTTGGAATTCTTGGATATATGCAATAACAATCTCTCTGGTGTCATTCCCAAGTCTTTGGAAAAGCTTTTATATCTAAAGTATTTTAATGTGTCTTTCAATAGACTTGAAGGGGAAATTCCCATCGAAGGATGTTTTTCAAACTTTTCTAGCACATCATTCATGAAGAATTATGCACTTTGTGGTCCACCTAGATTGCTAGTCCCACCTTGCAAAAACGACATCCACGAAAATTCCAAAATGACTTTATTGCAAGCTTTTAGGTATGGTTTACCAACAATTGGTATTGTCATAGTACTAATAGTCTTAACTATTATGTACAGAAGATGCCAAAGTAGGGGTACAACTCTACCAATTAAGGATGATTTGTtgtctttgaaaacactgaggagAATTTCACATTATGAACTTTCACAAGCAACTAATGGGTTTGAGGAAAGTAATATGCTTGGTTTTGGGAGTTTTGGATATGTATATAAAGGGAGGCTTTCAGATGGAATGGAAGTTGCAATAAAAGTTTTCAATTTGCAAATAGAGGGAGCATTTCGGAGTTTTGACATTGAATGTGATGCTATGCGTAATATAGTTCATCGTAATATTGTCAAGGTCATTACTTGCTGCTCAAGTGTTGACTTCAAAGCCTTGGTGTTTGATTACATGTGTAATGGAAATCTTGAGAAATGGTTACATTCTAATAACTGTTTCCTTGATATCATACAAAGGGTCAACATAATGATAGATGTTGCGGCAGCAGTAGAACATCTTCACAACGAACATCCAACACCTATAATTCATTGTGACTTAAAACCAAGCAATATTCTACTGGATGAAGACATGGTTGCACATGTAGGAGATTTTGGCATTGCCAAATTGTTGGGAGAAGGTGATGTAATGAAGCAAACCATGACTCTTGCAACTATCGGATATATGGCACCag AATTTGGATCAACTGGAATTGTTTCTATTAAATGTGATGTATATAGTTATGGGATCATCCTTATAGAAACTTTCACAAAGAAAAAGCCAACTGATAATCTTTTTGCTGAAGAAGTGACTATAAGGCATTGGATGGAATGTTCATTGCCGAAAGGAGCAATAGAAATTGCAGATGCTGATTTATTAAGAAAAGAGGATGAGTACTTTGTTGTTAAAGCAAATTGTATTTCAGCCATCATGGAGTTGGCTCTGAATTGTTCAGCTGAGTTAccagaagaaagaaaagacaTGAAAGATGTTGTGGTTGAGCTAAAGAAAATCAAACAAAGGTTGCTAAACAACATCCAACATGTTTAA